TGGCCAATACCATATTTTCGTACATTTCTTGTAATTCGCTAACACTTGGCATGGATTCCCCTCGCACAGGGAACTTGCACCCAAGGTAAATTAAACGTTCACGTCTGTGGAGAGAACTGACTCAGGAGGGTGAGCGTCCAGAAAAATGGGGGTAAGGGGATTGGGGTAGTGGGGATGCGGTACGGTGGGGGATTAGCACATAGACCGGAGGTCCTCGACGAAGTGGTCTCGCTCGATACGAATCCACTCTGTGTTGCCGAGTACGCGGAGTTTGTCGACAGTAAGTTCGACGTACTCGCCGCGGTACGCGACGTCTAGCGTGCTGTTCTCGTACTCCAGGTCCACCGCACGGGGCGTCCCGTCTTGGTTGGCCTGCATCAATCTGTGCTCAGGAGTAGGAGGTACTTAAGGTAGCGAAACCGGCGAATAACGCAAAAAATGATTATATTCCCAAAAGTTGATGCTATGATGAGACATAGCACGATTCCGGCGGTGTCTGTCTGAAATCGACTATTCAATCCCGTAGATAGTCACGCAATCGTAAACGAAGAGACGACCAATCGACCGGCTGTCGTGTCTGCATAGGAACACGATGAGGCGTCGCTTCGCGGCGTTCTACTCTTTGCGCGCGACTTCGTGCCGACCGAATCCGTAGCGAAGGCGGTTCGCAAGGCGACGGGCGAACCGCTCCTCGGTCCGACTCTCGAAGCGTTCTGCGAGCGACTGGTAGATGAGGGGGACGGGAACTTCCTGCTCTAAGGCCTCCTGTACCGTCCACGTGCCCGTCGAACCACCGGCGACGTGGTCTGCGACGTCGCCCAAATCGTTGCCCTCCTCCGCGAACGCTTCCTCACAGAGTTCGAGGAGCCACGAGCGGATGACCGCACCGTTGTTCCACGTGCGGGCGACGGCTTCTAAGTCGAGGTCGTAGCGTCCGTTCGCGAGCAGGTCGAAGCCCTCGCCGTAGGCTTGCATGAGCGCGTACTCGACGCCGTTGTGGACCATCTTCACGTAGTGGCCAGAACCTGCTTCACCCATGCGGTCGTGGCCAGCTGGGCCAGTTGCGACAGCGTCGAAGACCGGCGTCAGCTCGTCGTAGGCCCACTCGGGGCCGCCAATCATGAGCGAGAAGCCGAGTTCCGCGCCCGCGGGGCCGCCCGAGGTCCCGCAGTCGAGGTACGCCGCCGGGCAGTCCTCCGCGCGGCGCGTGGACTCCTTGAAGAACGAATTGCCCCCGTCCACGACGACGTCCGCGTCGGTGAGCGACGGGTTCAGTTCCGCGAGCGTGGCGTCCACGGCGTCGCCCGCCGGAACCATGAGCCAGATGCGCTTTTCTTCGCCGAGTTGCGAGAGGAAGTCGTCGAGGGTGGTGGCCGGCGATGCGCCCGCCTCCGCGGCGGTGGCGACTGCCTCGTCGCTGAGGTCGTAGGCGACGACGTCGTGGCCCGCGTCTACGACGCGATTGACGACGATTTGCCCCATTCTACCGAGTCCGATGACGCCGAGTTGCATACTGCACCCTCCGTGGTCGCAAAGTAAGGGATTGTGGTTCGGCGCGCGGCGCGCTGTGGGGCGGAGACGGGAACCTTTATCAAAATACGGGCAATCTCTCAGGGTATGAGCGTGATGTCGTCGGTAGTATATTGCCGACTGTAAGTCAGTGGGAGCTCTCGACGACACCCGGTCGTCGAGTATACACACCCAGTTACAGTCGACGATATACGCCACTAGCGCGAGTACATCGCGCATGTTTCTTCAGCCGACACAGACCCGTCAGTACCGGGTCAGGCCCTGCTCAACCGAGTGCTTTCAAACTATGACAGAGATGCGAGAGAACTACGACCCCGACACGATCGAGCGAAAATGGCGCGACGCCTGGGAAGACTCCGACGTCTACGCCTACGACGACGACGAAGAACGCCCAGACTACATCATCGACACGCCCCCACCGTACCCCACCGGCGACTTCCACATCGGCAACGCCCTCGGCTGGTGTTACATGGACTTCGCCGCCCGCTACCACCGCCTGAAAGGCGACGACGTGCTGTTCCCGCAGGGCTGGGACTGCCATGGCCTCCCGACCGAGGTCAAAGTCGAGGAGAACCACGGGATTCACCGGACGGATGTCCCCCGCGACGAGTTCCGCCAGATGTGTATCGAGCACACCGAGGCGCAAATCGACGCGATGTACGAGACCATGCAGACACTCGGGTTCAGCCAGGACTGGGACCACGAGTTCCGCACGATGGACCCCGAATACTGGGGTAAGACCCAGCGGTCGTTCGTCGAGATGGCGGACAAGGACCTCGTCTACCGCGACGAACACCCCGTCAACTGGTGTCCGCGCTGTGAGACGGCCATCGCAGACGCCGAAGTCGAGAACATCGACCGTCAAGGGAATCTCTACTACATCACCTTCCCCGGCGTCGACAACGACGAGATAGAGATTGCGACGACCCGTCCGGAATTGCTCGCCGCCTGTGTCGGCATGGCGGTCAATCCGGACGACGAACGCTACGCGGACCGCATCGGCGACACCTTTGAGGTGCCACTGTTCGGACAAGAAGTCACCCTGCTCGCGGACGACGACGTGGACGGCGACTTCGGGACCGGCGCGGTCATGATCTGTACCTTCGGGGACAAACAGGACGTTCGCTGGTGGGCAGAACACGACCTAGACCTGCGGCCGGTGTTCACCGAAGACGGCCACCTGAACGAACTCGCCGGCGAGTTCGAGGGGCTGACCATCGCCGAAGGGAAGGAGGCCGTCGCGGAGAAACTCGACGCAGAAGGCTTCCTCAACGACACCCAGCCGACCGAGCAGTCCGTCGGGGCCTGCTGGCGCTGTGACACCCCAATCGAAATCCTGAGCAAGGAACAGTGGTTCATCCGCGTCGACACGGACGAAATCATGGCGAAGGCCCAGCAAATCGAATGGATTCCAGAGCACATGTACACCCGCCTCGAAGACTGGGCGGAAGGCATGGAGTGGGACTGGGTCATCTCCCGCCAGCGCGTCTTCGCGACGCCGATTCCGGTCTGGTTCTGTGGCGACTGTGACTACGTCCACGTCGCGACGGTCGAGGACCTGCCAGTGGACCCGACCGAGGAAGGCCCGTCCATCGGCGACTGCCCAGAGTGCGGGGGCGACCACTGGCACGGCGAAACCGACGTCATGGACACGTGGATGGACTCCTCCATCTCCGCGATGCACGTCGCAGGCTGGCCGGAAAACGAGTTCTCGCCCGTCCAACTGCGCGAGCAGGGCCACGACATCATCCGGACGTGGGCGTTCTACACCATCCTCCGCACCGCGGCGCTCACCGACGAGATTCCGTGGGAAGAAGCCCTCATCAACGGGATGGTCTTCGGCGAAGACGGCCACAAGATGTCCAAATCGCGCAACAACTTCGTCCAGCCAGAGGAAGTCGTCGCCGAACACTCCGCGGACGCCTTCCGCCAGGCCATCGCCCTCGGCGGCCAGCCCGGCTCCGACATCCAGTTCCAGCGCAAGGAAGTCACGAGCGCGACCCGCTTCCAGACGAAGGTGTGGAACATCACCCGGTTCGCCCTCCAGCACTTAGACGAGGACACGCCGAAGATTCAGGACCCGGCTTACCGCGACGCCGACAAGTGGATTCTCTCGAAACTCGCCCGCACCGCCGACGACGTGGCCGAAGACATGGACGCCTACCGCTTCGACTCGGCGCTCCGCACCGTCCGCGACTTCGTCTGGCACGACCTCGCGGACGACTACCTCGAACTCATCAAGGGCCGCCTCTACGAGGGCCGACCAGGCGAGCGAAACGCCGCCCGCCACGCCCTCTATACCGCACTCAAATCCTCGCTCGTCATGCTCGCGCCGTTCGCGCCGTTCTTCGCGGCAGAAGCCTACAGCCACCTGCCCGGCGACGACGACGGCGTCCACGAGGCCGCGTGGCCGAACCTGAAATTCGAAGACGAGGAGGCAGAAGAACGCGGCAACCTCGTCGCCAACGCCGCCTCCGCCATCCGCGCGTGGAAATCCGAGGAGGGCATGGCGCTCAACGCCGAACTCGACCGCATCGAGGTGTACCCAGACGACAGCATCTCCTTCGACACCTACGACCTCTCGGGCACGGTCAACGCCCCGGTCTACATCGAACAGGGCATCCCCGACGTGGACCTCGTCCCCGTCGGCGTTGACCCCGACCACAGCGTCATCGGGCCGAAATTCCGCGGGAAGGCAGGAGCCGTCATCGGGGCGCTCGAAGCCGCAGACCCCGCCGACCTGAAGAAAGAAAAGCGCAAGGGCCACGTCGACCTCGAAGTCGACGGCGAGACCATCTCACTCGACGCAGACGCCTTCGACATCAAAGAAGAACAGCAGGCCGCGACGGGTGAGGAAGTCGAAGTGCTGGAGATTGACGGGGCGACGCTTCTTCTTTTCCCCAGCCACGCACCTTTTTACTCGTCGGGTGCGCGAAGCGCACCTCTCCGAGTAAAAATCTGCACCAAAAAAGCCGGTCACGAGCGAAGCGAGTGACCGGGTGCAGTGCATGAGAAACTACCGCAGACCGCACCTGTTTTTGCCCCGCCTTCGGTAGAGAGGCCATGGACGAGCGAGTGCGCGAACACGCCCGAACCCTCGTAAACTGGAGTGCGCGAATCGAACGCGGTGATTACGTCGTCGTCAACGTCGGCGAAGACGCCCACGACCTCGGCGTGGCCGTCGCCGAGGAACTCGGAAACGTCGGCGCGACCATGTTCGTGACCTACGGTTCCGGAGAGATGCTCCGGGCCTATCTCAAGAACCACGACGGCGACTTCGAGGACGTCGCCGGGCCGGAACTCGCCGCCTACCAGAACGCAGACAGCGTGCTCTTTCTCGGCGGCGGACGAAACACCACGGAACTGGCCGACGTGAGAAGCGAGGTTCGCCAGGCGTACAACCGCGCGACCAACGAGGCCCGCGAGGCCCGGATGGACACCGACTGGGTCTCGACGGTCCACCCGACGCGCTCACTCGCCCAGCAGGCCGGGATGGCCTTCGCCGAGTACAAGGACTTCGTCTACAACGCCGTCCTCCGCGACTGGGAGTCGCTCGCAGAGGAGATGGCCCAGATGAAGGAGATTCTCGACGAAGGCAGCGAAGTCCGCCTCGTCAAGGAAGACACCGACCTCACCATGAGTATCGAGGGACGCATCGCCGTGAACTCCGGGGCCTCCGTCGCCTACGACTCGCACAACCTGCCCTCCGGCGAGGTGTTCACCGCGCCGTACGACACCGAGGGAACCGTTTACTTCGACGTGCCGATGACGCTCAACGGTAAGCGCGTCCGGGACGTCCACCTCACCTTCGAGGACGGGGAAGTCACCGACTTCAGCGCCGGGCAGAACGAGGCGGTTCTCGAAGAGATTCTGAACACCGACGTAGGCGCACGACGACTCGGCGAACTCGGCATCGGGATGAATCGCGGCATCGACCGCTTCACCGACTCGATTCTCTTCGACGAGAAGATGGGCGACACCGTCCACCTCGCGGTGGGTCGGGCCTACGATTCGAACCTGCCAGAAGGCGAGGAAGGCAACAAGAGCGCCGTCCACGTGGATATGATTACGGACATGAGCGAGGACTCGCGCATCGAGGTCGACGGCGAAGTCGTCCAGCGAAACGGCGTGTTCCGGTGGGAAGACGGCTTCGAGGGCTGAAGGCTACGCCTCGAACACCGCCACCAGTGCGAACGCCGCACCAAGCAAGCCCGTCACGAGAACGACGTAGAGCAGAATGCCCGGCGGTGCGCCGTCGGCGACAATCCAGAAGAAGGCCGCCGCCCCGAGGAAGACGGCGGCGAAACTGAGCAACACCGCCTGGACCAGTCGGTCCGGTTCGTCGCGCTCGGGGCCGTCCTGTTCGACGCCCGCTTCGAGCACCAAGGCGACCTGGTCGGACTGGTCTGCGGGAACCGAGACGAATCGCGGCGAGTTCAGTCGTGCAGCACCCCGTTTGTAGGAGAGATAGCAGAGAACGACGTCCCCAATCTTCACGGTACGAACCCCCGCGAGGGCGTCGAGTTTCGTCGCCGCGCCGTAGCGCAGAACACCGCGTTCGCGGTCGATGGAACCAACGCCCGCGAACAGCGAAATCGCCACGAGCAAGCCGAATTTGAAGATGAGAATCGCGAGAATCGCCCGCGAGTCGGCGCGGATGACGAGTAGATAGCAGGCAGCGAGAAGGACGGCGAGTACCGCAATTTGTCCCCAGTTTTCGATGTCCGAGAACACCGTCTGTTCGAGCGTCGGGCGCTGGGATGCGTCGGTCAGCATCGGCCAGAGGTAAAGCAGCGAGGCTGGGCCGCCAACGAGCGCGAGGATGACGACGAGCACGCCGACTTCCGTGGTCAGCGTGGCGAAGATGGCGGGCAGGGCGTAGGCAAACAGGAGCGCGAACAGGATGGCGAACGCTCCGATAGAGGCGGCGAGCGCGGTGCGAAGGACGCGGACGGTGCGGGCGGAGGTACCGTCTATCGTCCATTCGAGCGGCGGGGGTTCGGACACAGTTCGACGGTTCTTGTCAACCGGGTAAAATTATTCCCACCAGTCGCCCCGGCGGTCGGTGTAGGAGGCGTCGCGGAACGGAGCGGGATACTCGGATTCCGACGAGAACCCGAAGCCGTAGCCGAGCCACCAGCCGACGTGCCAGCCGGTGGCTTCGGTGTCGAGGCCCGTCAGCGTGATCTGGAGGTTGGTGTAGGTTTCGAGTTCGCCGTCGCCGTCGGGGTCCTGCCCGCGGACTGCGCCACACGACCCGGGGTCAGTGCCACAGGGTGAGGCGTCCGTGAACTGAATCACGACGTCGGCTTCGGCCTCGGAGTCGACGCTCACGAACGAGATGTTGGTCGGGACGTATCCCTCTGCGCCCGACGCGTAGTAGTCGAGGGCGTGTTGGACCTGCTCGCGGGTTTCGGCGCGGTCACGGTCCCGGACGGCGCTGTAATCGACGTAGACGCGGAGTTCAGAGCGGTCCCACGGGTTTGGCTTGTCTGTCGCGTTGGTCATCGGGAGCGTGGTCAGGTTCGCGTGACCCGCCATGATGTCCGCTGGTTCGTCGTCGTGGTTCAGCCCCATCGCGTGGCCGAACTCGTGCTGGATGACGAGGACCGTGGACGAATCAGAGAGGCCCGTGAGAACCTGAATTCGCTCGGGTCGGTTTATCTGCCGAGAGTCGGTGATGTAGGGCGCACAGCCGGCGACTTCGCGTTTCTCGCCGCAGGTATCGACTCGTTCGACGAATTCGACGACCACGTCTGCGTCGTTCGCGTTCGGTTCGACGTCGAAGGAGAGGGCGTAGCCGGCGTACTGCTCGCTGTTCGCCTCCCAGTAGTCGAGGGCGTCCCGGAGGAGGGCGGTGTAGTCTCGCGAGTCACCGTCCGGTGCTTCGACGGCGATAGTCAACGTCCCCTCTTGCCACGGATTGGAGCGCGAATCGACGGCTCCCGGCGTCTGGGTCTGTGTCTGCGTCTGGACCGCGTTCGGCGTGCCGTCGGCTGGCGGTTGCGTGGTCTGGACCTGCGTGCTGGTCGTGTCGGCGAACCCCGGGTCGAGGGGAGCCGCACAGCCGGCGAGAACGACGAGGAGCGTCAACAGGAGGGCACGCCCGTTCATTACTGACATATCCGGCAGCGCTAAGTATCACGTTTGTGGTCACCGCAACTGCTCGTCGGTACGAAAGTGGCTGAGGGGAGTAAGCCCCCTTCTGTTCTTCCCGGTATTCGGCTGAGCGTCCGCATCGTTGTCCGGGCTACCTTGGCCGATGGGACTTGCACCGGTGAGGTTTCGCCGTTCCATCCGTTCTCCACCATCGACCCTCGGTGGGTTAGCTCCCCGTCCTTGCGGTTGGGTTCGCGCACCTCATCGGTCCGGTGGAGGGGTCTCGTTTCTGTTCCAGCGCCAGCGGTCTCCCGCTCCAGGCTTGCGCCTGGTCACCTGCCCAGACAGTGGGGGGACTTTCCTCGTTGGCTCGCGCCACGGGAACCGGGCTCCCTCTGCCGGCAGATGGTAGGCCGCGTAGCACAATTAAGGCGTTCGATTGGCCGGGTGGAAATAGCGATTGAGATAGTTCGCGTTCCAGATTGTCTGAATGAAAGCGTTGATTATGCTCGTTCCCGTTACAGGTGGTATGTCCGAGGCCCAGACTGCGCTCTTCTCGTACGACGACGGCCGCCGCTCGGTCGACCTTGCACGCGAGGCGGTGGAACTGTTCGTAAAGAACGGCCAGCGAAAACAGCCGGGAAGCATGCGCGACGCCTTCTACAACCGGGCGGGCGTGTTCGTGCGCCTCCAGTCGGCACAGGGGCGTGGCCGCCTCCGTGGCTGTGCGGGTACCGTCCAGAGCCCCGACCGAGTCGGCCACTCGCTCGTCGAGGCGGCGATTCAGGCGGCGAGCGACGACTCCTGTGGCTCCGAAGTCGAGGCCGCAGAACTCAACGCCATCGCCATCTCGGTCTGCGTCGTCACCGACGTCATCGAGACGAGCGACCCCGCCGCCGACCTCGAAGTCGGCACCCACGGCCTCTTCGTCCAGGACCGCGCCCGCTCGGGGTGGATGTACCCGACCGTCCCGGTCGAAAACGGCTGGAGTGAGTTCGAGTATCTCGACCGTACCTGCCGGAAGGCCGGCCTCTCGCCGACCGCGTGGGAGGACGACGACGTGGACGTCCTGCTCTTTCGCAGTCAGGTGTTCGAAGAGCGCAAGCCGAAAGGCTCCATCAAGGAATTGACGTTCTAGTTCTCGCCGAAGCCGACTTTTTTCGCGTCCGTCGCGGCGCGTTTTGCTGCATCAGAGAGGTCGAACTCCCGAACGAGTTCGCCGTCGCGGATGAGCGGTTCGAGCAGCGGTTTCCCGTCGGTCGGCCCGGGCCGACTCGCGAGGCCAACGTGGTGGCCACCGTCGCGGGTGCGGTACACCTGCTTCTTCCCGGAGAGTTTCCCGCGCTTCGACGCGGGTTCGCCCTCAACTTCGACGATGTCGAGCGCGAAGTCGAGTGGGTTCGCGTTCGAGACGTAGCCGCCGACGCCGAAGCCATCGACGAGGTCCTTCAGTTCGTGGAGGTCCGCAGGCCCGAGGCCGCCTGAGACGAAGATATCGACGTGGTCGTGGCCGCGGATGTCGAGTTCCCAGCGCACCTCTTTGACGATGTGCGCGAAGTCCCCGCGCCGCGAGCGGGTCGTGTCGATGCGCACGCTCTCTAAGTCATCGCCGAGTTCCGCGGCCGCGCGGAGCACCTCTTCGACTTCGTCCGAGTAGGTGTCACAGAGCGCGACGCCCTGCCCGGTCGTCTCGTAGAAAGCGCGCCAGGCGGCCTCCTGTTCGCCCCGGCCATAGCAGATGATGAGCGCGTGAGGCATCGTCCCGCTCGGTTCGCGCCCGAGCAGGTCGCCCGCAGCGACGGAGGAAAAGCCGTCGAACCCGGCGACGAGCGCGGAGCGTTCGACCATCGCGGCAATTGAGGGGTGGACGTGGCGTGCGCCGAAACTGACGACCGGCGTGTCCGGGGCAGCGAGGCGTGCTTCGAGTGCTTTCGTCGCGATGCCCGTCGCGTGCGAGAGGAAGCCGAGCAGCGCCGTCTCGTAGCGAGCGAAGTCGCGGTAATTCCCCGAGATCTGGAGGACGGGTCCTGCGTCGAACAGTTGTCCCTCCGAGAGTGCGTCTACGTCTACTGGAAGGCCTTCGAGAAGGTGGGCGGCGTCTTTGACGCCGGCGAAAAGATTGAACGCGCCCGTCGGGAACTGGTTGGCGGTTACCTCCGCGACGACCGTCGGGTTCAGTCCCGCGTGATCGAGCGTGGTTTCGGTCCGCTCGAAGTAGACATCCGTGGCGCGGCCGTCACGGATGGCTTCTGCGGACACGATATCGAACGAATCGGACATAGTCGGCGCTTACCCGCGAGGGGCGAAAAAGCTACCCGTCTATTCCCGAGAGGTCGGCTTCGGTCGGCGCGTTCACGATTTTCACTCGCGTCCCGTCGAGGGTCACGCGGAAGGCGTCGCCGTAGGGCTGGCTATCAGGAATCCGATAAACGCCCGACGAGCGTTCTGTCGCACCGTTGTTTTCGAGCACCTGGAGGTAGGCATCGTTGAACTCCTGGGCGTCGGTCTCCGTCTCCCACTCGGTCACCCAGACGTAGCCGTACTCGCCGTCGTTGTGGTAGGGGACGACCCTGTCGCCCGCCCACCCGGTCGAGGCGGGGAAAGTGTAGGTGTACGCAGACTGGTCGCCGGCCACGCCGTTCGCCCAGAGCATGGCGTAGATGGACGCCTCGCCGACGGTGTCGTAGTCGGGACGGTTCTCGAAGGTGAACCGCGACCACGCGTTCGAGGAGCGGTCTGGAATCGATATCTCGACGGGCGTATCCTCGGGGTAGTCTTCGGGGTGGATGACCTGTTCTGTGCTCTGTGGGACGGCGTCGTAGGCGTCGTTCACCGCCTCCCAGCCGCCGGATTCGCGCAGCGAGTCGACGAATCGAGGGCCGTCGGCGTAGGGCTGGTAGATGGCCGAGAACACGCCGCGGTTGAAGTCGTCCGGCGACCCGGACTGGTTTCGCTCGGGACGGTCGAGGCAGTCCCACTCGGCCTGACACCGCTGTTCGTAGAGCGATTCGACGTAGTTCGCGTCGCCCTCGATGAGGCCGTCGTAGGCGAGTTCGCCGTCCTGCGTGTCGCGGTTGCCCGAGAGGCCGAAGTGCTGGTCCTGGAGGGCGTGGACGAGTTCGTGCGAGAGCGTCGTGCGGTCGACCATCGGCGTCTCGGAGTCGCTCACGAGCGTGATTTCGCCGCCGCCGTAGTAGCCCTGGACCGCGCTACCGAACACGCCGCCGAAGGCGTCGTCGACGGTGGCCTCTTCGTCTACGAGGAACAGCGCTTCCCAGACCTGCTCGTTCCACCGCTGGTAGGTGTTCTGCTCGATGGTTCCCCCGTTACCACCCCGTTGGGCGCGGTACTCGTCGCGGGTGATGAGATTCACCGGGACGGACTGTTTGAACTCGAGTTGGCGGATGACCTCCACGCGGGCCATCGTCCGCGAAACGACGGCTTCGCGTTCGGTTTCGTTCAGGCCGTCGCTCTCGTCTACGGCGAGCGGGTCGTCGTACCAGTAGCCGTTCTCCCAGCCGATAGTGTCGTCGTCAGGCGCGTCTCTGGGGCCGAAAAAGCCGCCGACACAACCCGAGAGGACGAGGAGGAGCGCGAGGCCCACGACAGCGATTGCCCTACGCATTTAGGCTCCAGCGCCGTCGTACACCGCAGGCAGGTCGCCTTCGGTTGGGGCGTTCACGATGGTGACGGTGTCACCCTCGACGTGAATCCAGAAGGTGTCCGCGTACGGTTCACCCTCGGGGATGACCCACGTGTTTTCACCGGCCTGCTCTGCGCCCCAGTGCTGGAGGAGGCGCTCGTAGCCGGTCACGAACTGGTTTGCGTTCTGCGGGGAGTCCCAGGCGAGTTGCCAGACGTAGGCGGTCTCACCGGCGTCGTTCCAGTAGACGTGCATCCGGTCGCCGTCCCAGCCACGCGTGTAGCGCAGGTCGTAGTTGAACGGGTCAGAGCTGTTGACCCGGCCGTTCTGCTCGTAGTTGATAAACTCCTGGGGTTCGACTACCCGCGAGCGGTTGTACTCGTCGGTGAACGTGTGGGCGAACATCGAGGAGAGTGCGGATTGGCCGAGGCTGGCGTAGGCCGGGCGCTCCTGACCGGGGTACGGTGACTCGGGAACGACGCGCTCCCACTCGCCGGAGTTCGTGTCCTCGAAGGTCACGTCAGTCGGCTGGTCTTCCCCGTACTTCTGCGGGTAGATAATCTGCTCTGAGCTGTTCGGTAAGTCGCTGTAGAGTCCGTTTACGCCGTCCCAGCCCTGCGTGCGGTGAATTTGGCCGACGAAGCCGGGACCGTCGCTGTACGGGAAGAAGTTGAGGAAGTAGATTCCCCAGTGGAAGTCGTCTGGTACCCCGCCACCGCCGCCGGAGTCGGGTGCTTCGAGGCACTCCCATTCGCCGCCACAGCGTTCCATGTAGAGGCGCTGGACGTAGTTTGCCTCACCCTCGATGAGGCCGTTGCGACCGTTGTGGAGTTCGCGGGTCGGACGGGAGATGCGAGAGAGGTTGAAGTGCTGGTCCTGGAGGGCGTGGACGAGTTCGTGAGAGAGCGTCCCCTCAGCGTCGAGCGACGGGGTGTCTGAGTTCGCCACGATGACGATGGCGTCCTCCTTCGGGCTGAAGTAGCCGAGGACGTTCGAACCGCGGTTCGTATTCTGGACATCGAGAGCGTCTCTGTCCTCGCCGACGAAGAACATCGCCTCGAACTTCGTGTTGTCGAATGCGCGGAAGGCGTCGGTGTAGTTCTCGTTCGACTGGTTCTGGTACTCTGCACGGGTGATGATTTCGACGGGAACCGTCTCCTGGAATTCGAGTTCGCGGACGTGCTCGACGCGGGCCATCGCTCGGGCAACGATGGCGTCGAGTTCCGTCTCGTTCAGGCCGTCGTCGGTGTTGACCGACAACTGGGCGTCGTGCCAGTAGCCGTTCTCCCAGCCGAGGACGTCAGATTCGGGGTCGGGCCGCGGCGTGGGAGCGGGCGTCTGCGTGCCGGGAGAATCGGTCGTCGGTGCGGCGGTCGACGGCGTGGAGGGCGTCTCCGTCGTCGTGTCGGTCTGCTCTCCAGTCAGTCCGGCGCTGCACCCAGAGAGAACGAGGAGGAGTGCAACGAGGACGCTGGCCAGTGCTCGCATACCCCCATAGACGGGCCTGAGCGTGAAAAAGTACCCGCCGTGTCAGAATTCGTCGCGAGCCAGTTTTTTGCTGGCGGCGAACGCACTCTCCA
This sequence is a window from Haladaptatus sp. QDMS2. Protein-coding genes within it:
- the gnd gene encoding phosphogluconate dehydrogenase (NAD(+)-dependent, decarboxylating); the encoded protein is MQLGVIGLGRMGQIVVNRVVDAGHDVVAYDLSDEAVATAAEAGASPATTLDDFLSQLGEEKRIWLMVPAGDAVDATLAELNPSLTDADVVVDGGNSFFKESTRRAEDCPAAYLDCGTSGGPAGAELGFSLMIGGPEWAYDELTPVFDAVATGPAGHDRMGEAGSGHYVKMVHNGVEYALMQAYGEGFDLLANGRYDLDLEAVARTWNNGAVIRSWLLELCEEAFAEEGNDLGDVADHVAGGSTGTWTVQEALEQEVPVPLIYQSLAERFESRTEERFARRLANRLRYGFGRHEVARKE
- a CDS encoding aminopeptidase; translation: MDERVREHARTLVNWSARIERGDYVVVNVGEDAHDLGVAVAEELGNVGATMFVTYGSGEMLRAYLKNHDGDFEDVAGPELAAYQNADSVLFLGGGRNTTELADVRSEVRQAYNRATNEAREARMDTDWVSTVHPTRSLAQQAGMAFAEYKDFVYNAVLRDWESLAEEMAQMKEILDEGSEVRLVKEDTDLTMSIEGRIAVNSGASVAYDSHNLPSGEVFTAPYDTEGTVYFDVPMTLNGKRVRDVHLTFEDGEVTDFSAGQNEAVLEEILNTDVGARRLGELGIGMNRGIDRFTDSILFDEKMGDTVHLAVGRAYDSNLPEGEEGNKSAVHVDMITDMSEDSRIEVDGEVVQRNGVFRWEDGFEG
- a CDS encoding matrixin family metalloprotease codes for the protein MNGRALLLTLLVVLAGCAAPLDPGFADTTSTQVQTTQPPADGTPNAVQTQTQTQTPGAVDSRSNPWQEGTLTIAVEAPDGDSRDYTALLRDALDYWEANSEQYAGYALSFDVEPNANDADVVVEFVERVDTCGEKREVAGCAPYITDSRQINRPERIQVLTGLSDSSTVLVIQHEFGHAMGLNHDDEPADIMAGHANLTTLPMTNATDKPNPWDRSELRVYVDYSAVRDRDRAETREQVQHALDYYASGAEGYVPTNISFVSVDSEAEADVVIQFTDASPCGTDPGSCGAVRGQDPDGDGELETYTNLQITLTGLDTEATGWHVGWWLGYGFGFSSESEYPAPFRDASYTDRRGDWWE
- a CDS encoding TIGR00296 family protein, whose translation is MSEAQTALFSYDDGRRSVDLAREAVELFVKNGQRKQPGSMRDAFYNRAGVFVRLQSAQGRGRLRGCAGTVQSPDRVGHSLVEAAIQAASDDSCGSEVEAAELNAIAISVCVVTDVIETSDPAADLEVGTHGLFVQDRARSGWMYPTVPVENGWSEFEYLDRTCRKAGLSPTAWEDDDVDVLLFRSQVFEERKPKGSIKELTF
- a CDS encoding nicotinate phosphoribosyltransferase → MSDSFDIVSAEAIRDGRATDVYFERTETTLDHAGLNPTVVAEVTANQFPTGAFNLFAGVKDAAHLLEGLPVDVDALSEGQLFDAGPVLQISGNYRDFARYETALLGFLSHATGIATKALEARLAAPDTPVVSFGARHVHPSIAAMVERSALVAGFDGFSSVAAGDLLGREPSGTMPHALIICYGRGEQEAAWRAFYETTGQGVALCDTYSDEVEEVLRAAAELGDDLESVRIDTTRSRRGDFAHIVKEVRWELDIRGHDHVDIFVSGGLGPADLHELKDLVDGFGVGGYVSNANPLDFALDIVEVEGEPASKRGKLSGKKQVYRTRDGGHHVGLASRPGPTDGKPLLEPLIRDGELVREFDLSDAAKRAATDAKKVGFGEN
- a CDS encoding Hvo_1808 family surface protein, with product MRRAIAVVGLALLLVLSGCVGGFFGPRDAPDDDTIGWENGYWYDDPLAVDESDGLNETEREAVVSRTMARVEVIRQLEFKQSVPVNLITRDEYRAQRGGNGGTIEQNTYQRWNEQVWEALFLVDEEATVDDAFGGVFGSAVQGYYGGGEITLVSDSETPMVDRTTLSHELVHALQDQHFGLSGNRDTQDGELAYDGLIEGDANYVESLYEQRCQAEWDCLDRPERNQSGSPDDFNRGVFSAIYQPYADGPRFVDSLRESGGWEAVNDAYDAVPQSTEQVIHPEDYPEDTPVEISIPDRSSNAWSRFTFENRPDYDTVGEASIYAMLWANGVAGDQSAYTYTFPASTGWAGDRVVPYHNDGEYGYVWVTEWETETDAQEFNDAYLQVLENNGATERSSGVYRIPDSQPYGDAFRVTLDGTRVKIVNAPTEADLSGIDG
- a CDS encoding Hvo_1808 family surface protein — encoded protein: MRALASVLVALLLVLSGCSAGLTGEQTDTTTETPSTPSTAAPTTDSPGTQTPAPTPRPDPESDVLGWENGYWHDAQLSVNTDDGLNETELDAIVARAMARVEHVRELEFQETVPVEIITRAEYQNQSNENYTDAFRAFDNTKFEAMFFVGEDRDALDVQNTNRGSNVLGYFSPKEDAIVIVANSDTPSLDAEGTLSHELVHALQDQHFNLSRISRPTRELHNGRNGLIEGEANYVQRLYMERCGGEWECLEAPDSGGGGGVPDDFHWGIYFLNFFPYSDGPGFVGQIHRTQGWDGVNGLYSDLPNSSEQIIYPQKYGEDQPTDVTFEDTNSGEWERVVPESPYPGQERPAYASLGQSALSSMFAHTFTDEYNRSRVVEPQEFINYEQNGRVNSSDPFNYDLRYTRGWDGDRMHVYWNDAGETAYVWQLAWDSPQNANQFVTGYERLLQHWGAEQAGENTWVIPEGEPYADTFWIHVEGDTVTIVNAPTEGDLPAVYDGAGA